A single window of Gossypium hirsutum isolate 1008001.06 chromosome A10, Gossypium_hirsutum_v2.1, whole genome shotgun sequence DNA harbors:
- the LOC121207611 gene encoding peptidyl-prolyl cis-trans isomerase CYP22 — protein MASGGGSSGGGVEWHVRPPNPKNPIVFFDISIGSIPAGRIKMELFADIAPKTAENFRQLCTGEYRKAGLPVGYKGCQFHRVIKDFMIQAGDFLKGDGSGCTSIYGHKFEDENFIAKHTGPGLLSMANSGPNTNGCQFFITCAKCEWLDNKHVVFGRVLGDCLLVVRKIENVATGPNNRPKLPCIIAECGEM, from the exons ATGGCGTCTGGAGGAGGAAGCAGCGGTGGAGGTGTGGAGTGGCACGTTAGGCCTCCGAATCCCAAAAATCCAATCGTCTTTTTCGATATAAGCATCGGTTCCATCCCCGCCGGCCGTATCAAAATGGAACTCTTCGCTGATATTGCTCCTAAAACTGCCGAAAATTTCAG ACAGCTATGCACCGGCGAATACAG GAAAGCAGGGCTGCCTGTTGGTTACAAGGGTTGCCAATTTCATAGGGTTATTAAAGATTTTATGATTCAAGCTGGAGATTTTCTTAAG GGTGATGGTAGTGGATGTACTTCCATATATGGCCATAAGTTTGAAGATGAAAATTTCATTGCCAAGCACACTGGTCCTGGGCTTCTATCAATG GCAAACAGTGGTCCAAATACCAATGGTTGTCAG TTTTTTATCACGTGCGCGAAATGTGAGTGGCTTGATAATAAGCATGTTGTATTCGGG AGGGTACTTGGAGATTGTCTTCTCGTTGTTCGGAAGATCGAGAATGTGGCTACAGGACCAAACAACCGGCCGAAATTACCATGCATTATAGCTGAGTGTGGGGAAATGTAA